A section of the Pan paniscus chromosome 7, NHGRI_mPanPan1-v2.0_pri, whole genome shotgun sequence genome encodes:
- the LOC134730897 gene encoding exonuclease GOR-like has protein sequence MPGLSRAALYSRLQEFLLSQDQLEENGYPFPHPERPGGAVLFTGQGKGPGDSSCRVCCRCGTEYLVSSSGRCVRDQLCYYHWGRVRSSQVAGGRVSQYTCCAAAPGSVGCQVAKQHVRDGRKDSLDGFVETFKKELSRDAYPGIYALDCEMCYTTHGLELTRVTVVDADMRVVYDTFVKPDNEIVDYNTRFSGVTEADVAKTSITLPQVQAILLSFFSAQTILIGHSLESDLLALKLIHSTVVDTAVLFPHYLGFPYKRSLRNLAADYLGQIIQDSQDGHNSSEDANACLQLVMWKVRQRAQIQPRHRSASPAALA, from the coding sequence atgccgggcctcagcagggccgccctgtacagccgcctccaggagttcctgctcagccaggaccagctcgaggagaacggctaccccttcccgcaccctgagcggcccggaggcgccgtcctcttcactggccaggggaaggggcccggcgactcctcctgcagggtctgctgccgttgtggcaccgagtacctggtgtcctcctcgggccgctgtgtacgcgaccagttgtgttattatcactgggggcgggtccgctcgagccaggtggctggaggccgggttagccagtacacctgctgtgcagctgctcctggctctgtcggctgccaggtggcaaagcagcacgtgcgggacggccgcaaggacagcctcgatggcttcgtggagaccttcaagaaagagttgtccagagacgcttatccaggaatctacgccttggactgtgagatgtgctacaccacgcatggcctagagctgacccgcgtcaccgtggtggacgccgacatgcgagtggtgtacgacaccttcgtcaagcccgacaacgagatcgtggactacaacaccaggttttccggagtcaccgaggccgacgtcgccaagacgagcatcaccttgccccaagtgcaagccatcctgctgagctttttcagcgcccaaaccatcctcatcgggcacagcctggagagcgatctgctggccctgaagctcatccacagcaccgtggtggacacggccgtgctcttcccgcactacctgggtttcccctacaagcgttccctcaggaatctcgcggccgactacctgggacagatcatccaggacagccaggacggccacaactccagcgaggacgcaaacgcctgcctgcagctggtgatgtggaaggtccgacagcgcgcccagatccagccacgccaccggtccgcctctcccgccgccctggcc